GCCCGGAGATGAACTGCGGCGCGGAGTTCACCGTGACGAACACGCTCTGGCTGGTCGTGCTGTCGCACGCGTTCGTCAGCACGCAGTCGTAACTGCCCTGATCCCCCGCGCTCACGCTCGGGATGCTCAACGTCGCCGAGGTCTGCCCGCTCAGGTTGTTCCCGCCCTTGCGCCACTGGTACGTCGGGCTGGGCGACCCCGCACCGAGCACCGACACCGTCAGCGGCTGCCCCACGCACACCGTCTGCGGCGAGGGCTGGTTCACCACGCTCGGCGGCAGCTGCACCGTCAGTGTCGCCCCGTCGCTGGTCACGCTCCCGCAGCTGTTGCTCACGATGCAGGAGTACGTCGCCGCCGACGACTGCTGCACCGGATCAATGGTCAGGCTCGGCCCCGTGGCTCCCGCGATGTTCCCCTGCCCCTTCCGCCACTGATAGCTCGGCGAGGGCGAACCGCCCGCCACCACCGTGAACGTCACCGACCCGCCGAAGCACGCCGTCTGCGACGCCGGCTGGCTGGTGATCGCCACCGGCGTGCTGATCGACAGCGTCGCCGCCTGCGAGGTCGCCGGGCTGCCGCAGGCCCCCGACACCACGCAGTCGTACGCCCCCGCGTCGTTCCCGCTCACCGCTGGGATCGTGTACACCGACCCCGTCGCCCCGCCGATGTTCCCGCCGTTCTTCCGCCACTGGTACGTCAGCCCCGTCCCCGCCGCCCCCACCGAGAAGCTCGCCGGCGCCCCCGGGCACGCGCTGGTGTTCCCGGGCTGCCCCACGATCACCGGCCCGCTGCAACCCGTGATCGAGAAGTTCGCGTTGCTGATGTCGAAGTAGATGTTGTTCACCGCCTCGACCTTGATCCGCGCCTGGGTGGTGCTCACCCCCGGCACCGTGACCACCTCGCTCCCGTCATTGGGCGTTGAGGCCAGCACCACCGTCGGGAAGGTGTTGCCACCATCGGTCGACAGCAGGATCCGCACGCTGGCCGTGCTCACCGGCGCGGCGTTCGTCCCATTCACCGCCCACGTCACCGTCTGCTGGCTGCCCCCCGTCCAGCTCACGTTGGTGTTCGGGCTCGTTACCTGGAACGGCCCCGCGCTCGCCACCGTGACCACCATGTCGTCGCTGCCGAACCCGCCCGCCCCCGCGCGGTTGTCCCGCGTCGTCAGCCGGAAGTTCAGGGTCCGCGCCGCGTCCGGCAGGATCTCGCCCGGCGCGAACGTGTTCGCGATCAGGTTCGACACCCGAGGAATCGTTCGGGACGGGACCACCACCGGCGACCACGACCGCATGATCGCCCCCGCCCCCGGATCACCGCTCGCCAGCGTGAACCCCGTGCTCCGCGTGTCCCGCTGCTCCCAGCAGTATGTGATCGCGTCGTTGTTCGCGTCCGCCCCCGTCCCCGTCAGCGTGAACGGCGTGCCGAACGGAATCGTGAAGTCCGCCCCCGCATTGGCGGTGGGGGCCGTGTTCCCCGTGCTCGTCGTCGCGTCGCAGCTCGAGCCCCCGCCGCTCGTCGTGAACGTCGTGATCTCCTGCATCGAGATGAACGAGAAGTACGCGTTGGAGTTCGCCTGCAGGTTGTCGCTCCCGCAGATCCCCGCGTACGCCATGATCGTCGACCCCGACCCCGGCTCATAGGCCGTGGACGCGCTGCGGTTCCCGCTGCAGCTCCCGCCCGAGCCGTTGAACGTGTGGTTCCCGCCGAACTGATGCCCCATCTCGTGGGCGACGTAATCGATCCAGAACGGGTCGCCATTGGGGGACGGCTGCCCCGTCACCCCCCGCGCCTTGTTCGTCGACGAGCACACCACCCCCAGCCCCGCGATCCCCCCGCCCGCCGTCGAGAACACGTGCCCGATGTCGTAGTTCGCGTTGCCGATAACGTTCGTGCACGTGGTCTGGTTCTGCCCCAGCATCGTGCTTCCGTTGTTGTTCGTGTACGGGTCGCTGTTCGCGTTCGTGTAGATGATCGAGCTGTTGTTCGCTACCAGCGTGAGCCGGATGCCCAGCTCCGTCTCGTACACCCCCGTCACGCGGTTGATCGCCGTGACCACCGCCGCCTGACCCAGTGCCACCGTCCCGCCATGGAACGCCGTGTACTCGCCCGTCGCGGCGCACGCCAGCCGGTACGTCCGCAGCGGGTTGGCGTTCCGCGCCGCGTACGGATTGAACACCGCCTCTTCAAGCACCGTGGGCGTCTCGCTCGAGGGCGTCCCGCACGTCCACTCGTGCTGCTTGGTGTAGTCCCGCTTGTAATAAACCGCGTACAGCCCCGTGTTCCCCTTCGAGAAGGGATCGATGAACACGTCGCCGAAGGGCGACCGCACCATCGCGTGAAAACCCTGCGGCGTGCAGTCCAGCCGCACCGTCGCGTACGTGTCGTGCAGCCCCTTCCCGCTGAACGTGCGGATCTCCGGGAACTGCGCCGCCAGCCCCTCCTCCATCACCGGCGACTCAACCACCGCGAACTGCTGCGTGGACCCGTCGGGCATGGGCAGCGTGATCGTCAGCGGGTTCGCCTCGGCCTCCCGCGTGAACTCCCGCGGCGCCGTGCGCAGCACCGCGACCATCCCCGCCATGTCCAGGCGCGCCGCCTGGAATACCTCCGGCCGGATCCACGCCTCCTCCGCCCGGTCCGCCTCCGTCACGCCCTCCAGCAGCGTCCACAGGCGCGTGGTCGCGTCCTGCTGCGCCACCGCGGCGTTCGCCACTACGAACAGAACACAGGCAACGCACCAGCTCAGCATGCGCATGAACAGCACCCCTGCACCCACAAGCCACCGCGGCGAACGCCGCACCCCGCGAAGCTACCGCGCCCGCCTCATTCCCACAATGAAAACTCCACCCCGCCCCGACCATGGCCCTCCACACGGTGATCGGCCCCGGAGCACCCCCTCGCGCCCACAAGCAGGGGATGGGCCCATAATCCTCCATGCCCACCTACCTCATCACCGGAGCCTCCCGCGGCATCGGCGCCGAGCTCGTCCGCCAGCTCGCCGCCCGCAACGACACCGTCCTCGCCGGCGTCCGCCGCCCCGGCGCCCTCCCGCGCCACCCCAACATCCGCGAGCTCCAGCTCGACGTCGCCGACCCCGCGTCCGTCGCCGCCCTCCCCGCCGCCCTCGCCAACCAGCCCATCGACGTCCTCATCAACAACGCCGGCGTCACCAGCGATGTCAAGAGCGTCGCCGACCTCACCTATGAAGAGCTCGAGCGCGTCTTCCGCATCAACGCCGTCGCCCCCATGATCGTCACCCGCGCCCTCCTCCCCAACCTCCGCGCCGGCCGCGCCAGGAAGATCATCAACATCAGCTCCATCATGGGCAGCCTCACCGACGCCGCCAGCAAGCCCGACGCTAAGAGCTACGCCTACCGCGCCAGCAAGTCCTGCCTCAACATGCTCACGATCTGCCTCGCAAACGAGCTCCGCAAGGACGGCTTCGCCTGCGCCGCCCTCCACCCCGGCTGGGTCCAGACCGACATGGGCGGCCAAGGCGCCCACCTCTCCCCCGAAGAATCCGTCCGCGGCCTCCTCCGCGTCATCGACTCCCTCACCGTCGCCCACACCGGCGCCTACCTCGACCACACCGGCCGCCGCATGGACTGGTGAGTGATCGACTTCATCCTCACAAGCGTCGTTCTCGTCGGCGGCGCATTCGCGCTCATCTACTTCCTGCGCATGGAGCGCCCCGTCCCCACCTCCGGCATCTGCAAAGCCTGCGGCTACGACCTCCAGGGGCTCACCCCCACCGCCCCCTGCCCCGAGTGCGGCCCAACCAGAGCAGAACGAGATCCCGCCTCGATGACTTGATGCCTCATGCCTTGATGCCTCTCTTCCATCCGCCTCTTCCACGCTCAACCAGAAACGCGCTCAAGCCGCCTCCCCTCCGCGCCACCGCGCTTCCGCGAGACCCATTCCTATACTCCGCCCCCTCTCCGAAAGGCCCACGCCCCATGCTCCTCCGCTCCCACACCTGCGGCCAGCTCCGCGATGAACACGCCGGCCAGACCGTCACCCTCAACGGCTGGGTCCACGCCTACCGCGACCACGGCAACCTCGTCTTCATCGACCTCCGCGACCGCTTCGGCATCACGCAGGTCGTCTTCGAAAAAGAGTCCATGGCCCCCGCCGTGCTCGAGCTCGGCAGCAAGCTCCGCAACGAGGACGTCGTCGCCATCAAGGGCAGCGTCCGCAAGCGCGCCGGCACCCCCAACAACAAGATCCCAACCGGCACCATCGAGGTCGTCGCCAGCGAGCTCGAGCTCCTCAACAAGACCGACAACCCGCCCTTCCTCCCTGACGAAGGCTCGGGCCAGAAGCTCGCCAACGAGGAGCTCCGCCTCACCTACCGCTACGTGGACCTCCGCCGCCCCCAGATGCAGAAGGTCCTCGCCACCCGCCACAAGCTCTACCAGGTCACCCGCAAGTACTTCGACGAGAACGGCTTCCTCGAGATCGAGACGCCCATCCTCTACAAGTCCACCCCCGAGGGCGCCCGCGAGTTCCTCGTGCCCTCCCGCCACGTCCCCGGCACCTTCTACGCCCTGCCCCAGTCCCCCCAGCTCTTCAAGCAGATCCTCATGGTCAGCGGCTGCGACCGCTACATGCAGATCTGCCGCTGCTTCCGCGACGAGGACCCCCGCGCCGACCGCCAGGCCGAGTTCACGCAGATCGACCTGGAGATGTCCTTCGTCCGCCGCGAGCAGGTCATGCAGATGATGGAGGGCTTCATCCGCCGCCTCTGGAAGGAGATGGCCAACGTCGATGTGCCCCCCATGCAGCGCATGACCTACCGCGAGGCCATGGAGCGCTTCGGCATCGACCGCCCCGACACCCGCTACGGCCTCGAGATCCGCGACATCTCGACCATCGCCGCCAAGATGGACCTGGGCTTTTTCAAGGAGACCCTCGCCAAGGGTCAGGACGCCCCCAAGTACTCAAGCCGCCGCGGCGTCGTCAAGGCCATCCTCGTCCCCGGCGGCGCCGAGAAGCTCTCCCGCAAGATGACCGACGGCTACACGCCCTTCGTCGCCGGCTTTGGCGCGGGCGGCGTCGCCGTCGTCAAGATGAACGCCGCCGGAGCCTTCGAGACCGGTATCGCCAAGTTCGCCGAGCCAGTGAAAGCCGAGCTCGTCGAAGCCCTCGGCATCAAGCCCGGCGACGCCGTGCTCTTCGTCGCCGATACCTACAACGTCGCCACCAAGGCACTCGGCGAGCTCCGCCAGAAGGTCGCCCGCGACATGGGCCTCGTGCCCAAGCCCGGCGCCGAGGGCGGCCCGTGGAACTTCCTCTGGGTCGTTGACTTCCCCATGTTCGAGCGCGACAAGCAAACCGGCCGCTGGGTCGCCATGCACCACCCCTTCACCAGCCCCAACGACGATCAGCTCGAGGCCTTCGTCAAGGCGGACGTCAACGACGAGGACACCATCGCCTCCATCGTCTCCGCCGGCTACGACATCGTCCTCAACGGCCAGGAAATCGCCGGCGGCTCCATCCGCATCCACAACCAGGAAGTCCAGTCCAAGGTCTTCCAGCTCCTGGGCCTCACCCCCGAGTCCGCCCGCGAGAAGTTCTCCTTCCTCCTCGAGGCCCTCCGCTACGGCGCTCCCCCGCACGGCGGCGTCGCCTTCGGCCTCGACCGCCTCGTCATGAACTTCGTCGGCACCGACAACATCCGCGACGTCATCGCCTTCCCCAAGACCCAGACCGGCGCCGACCTCATGACCAAGGCCCCCAGCTTCGTCCCCCCCGACCAGCTGAGGGAGGTCCACGTCGCCAGCATCGCAACCGCCCCCGCGAACAAGGCGTAAGCCGGTCAGCTACTGGTGATGGAGACGCGACGGACCGCTTCTGGGGAGCACCGGGTGACGAAGGCAGCGACGGACCAGCCACGCACGGATGCAGTGGACCTTCTGAGCGAAGAGTCCCGCTTCGGCGACAGCCTCAAGCGCGACCACCCAGCCCTCTGGTGGACCACCCTCGTCGGCCCCTTCGCCCTCACCGGCGCCGCCCTCGTCGTCCTCGGCCTCCACCGGGGCTACGAGTGGATGCTCCAGCTCATCGGCACCGCCGCCGTCACCTTCTTCGGCCTGGGCCGCTTCGTCATCCTCCTTGGCAAGGACGGCGGCGGCATCCACCCCGAAGACGCCGCCGAGCAGGCCGAGCGCGCCCGCTTCTCCTTCTTCACCGCCATGGAGCTCTTCGGCCTCGTCACATGGATGGACGTCTGCGCGGGCGTCCTCCTGGTCTGCCACGCCGGCTTCCTTTTCAAGATTCCCAAGCTCGGCCCCGCCCTGCTCAAAGTCCGCGGCGAGGGCGAGTTCTTCATGCGCTACCAGCCCTGGATCCGCCGCTTCACCTTCGCCGGCCTCACCCTCTTCGTCATGATCCCCGTCGCCGCCACCGGCTCCGTCGGCGCCGCCATCATCGGCCGCCTCCTGGGCATGACCCGCAAGGCCACCCTCCTCGCCATCCTCGCCGGCACCCTCATCGGCAACGGCCTTATCTACCTCCTCGGCCGTCACCTCGTCCGACACATCCCCTTCTTTGACCCCAGCAACCCGCTCAACCTCCTTGCGGGCGTCGGCGTCATCCTCCTCATCGTGCTGCTGCTCGGCTGGCGCTACAAGAAGCTCAAGGCCCGCTACACCGCCTCCGGCGACCTCCGCAAGGCCGCGTAAGCGCGCTCCTCTTCATTCCTCTGCCCTCCTCTGCGGTCCCCCCCGCTCGGGCCGCAGCCGCGCGCCCATTGCACAAATCCACCAACTCCATCAAATTGAGCACTTCACCAAGTGCCGCTCCCGTAGCTACTTGCGCCATGGCCCCGCGCCCACTTTCTCCTTGACGATTACTGGCATTTCTGGGAACCTGTGCCTGCCGCATCGGGTTTCCGCCCCGCGCGGCAGAGAGAGCACAGCGCCCGCGACCGGGTTTCCGCCCCGCTCGCGTGCCCCGGGAGAGAGGCAAGACATGCGCACCACCACCCTGGCCACACTGGCCGCAATGACACTCGCCGCGGGCTCCGCCCTCGCCGACGTCGTCGGCAACCCCCTGACCATCACCGCCACCACCGCCAGCGGCCTTTCCGCCACCTGGACCCTCACGCCCGGCATGGGCGAGTGGTCCAACAACGGCCAGGACTGGTCCTTCACCAGCGGCAGCACCTGGCGCCGCGAGTTCTGGGCCGGGGGCCAGCTCCTGGGCGGCCTCAGCAGCCTCAGCATGAACCTGATCGGCGACCCGCAGGTGCACGTGAACTTCACCACCTTCGGCGGCAGCGTCCCCGCCACCTTCACCTTCTCCTCCGCCCTGCTCACCTTCGCCCCCATCACCGGCGGCACCGCCGACGCCTCCGCCGGCATCACCCTGGCCGACATCGACGGCGACGCCCTCTCCTACGTGAACCCCACCAGCCCCGGCAACGGCATCTACCGCGCCACCTTCAACGGCATGGACCCTGCCGGCACCAACTACACCTCCTTCTTCAACTCCGGTTTCACCGCCTCGGGCCTGGGCGGCTCCACCTCCGACAGCTTCGGGCCCACCACCGTGCCCTACAGCGTCAGCAGCATGAGCGCCCAGTTCTCCTTCGTCCTGTCACCCAACGACCTCGCCAGCGGCACCAGCCAGTTCCGCCTCGTCCCCACCCCCGGCGCCGCCGGCGTGCTGGGCCTGGGGCTGCTGGCCGTCGCCCGCCGCCGCCGATAAGACCGCATCGCCACACAGGCGGGGGCCTGTTTTTCCGGGAGAGAGACCACCATGACCACGACCCTCAAGCTGACCACCCTCGCCGCGCTTATCACGCTCACCGCCTCTGCGGGTGCTGCCATCGTCGGCGAGCCCGTCACCGTCCGCGTGCAGAGTTCGCTCGGTCAGGCCAGCTTCACCGTCCTGCTCCCCCAGGGCACCTACAACCCCGCCGCGGGCACCTTCTCCTACTCCCTCCCCTCCAGCATCGACCTCATCGACACCAGCAATGGCCGCACCATCGCCATCCTCGACGGTCTCACCGTCGGCTTCCAGGAGGACGGTTTCGGTCAGATCCCCCGCACCGCCCTGGGCTTTGCCCTCCGCGCCGGCAACGCCAACACCAGCATCAGCATCTTCTCCGCCCATAACACGCTCTCACCCCTCTCCCGCACCGCCGCGGGCATCGCCTCCATGACTCTCACCGACCTCGGCGGCGCCCCCGGCGCCTCGATGGTCGGCAACATGATGACCGAGTGGTGGTTCGAGGGCCGTCTGGGCGACCTCATCTTCGTGGGCTGGGACGGCCAGACCGCCGGCCCCGGCCTCACGTCCAACCAGACCATCACCTGCCCCGTTGTGCCCCCCTTCGGCATCTCCGAGCTCTTTAGCCAGTACGGCTTCGACCTCTCCGCCAACGACTCCGCCAGCGGCACCAGCCTCCTCCGCGCCGTCCCCACCCCCGGCGCCGTCTCCCTCCTCGCCCTCGCCGGCCTCGCCACCACGCGCCGCCGCCGCTGACCCCAAACGAACACAACAACTGACAGGGGTGAAACCGGACGGCTGTGGGGGCCGTCCGGTTTTTCGTTTTGCTTCCCCTGGGTACTCCGCGGCGGCTCTTCGTTACGCCCGCGAACCTCATCCACCCCATCGACCGCGCACCGTGCTACAACCGTGTCCCGTGGCACGACCGTGCTCTGACGTCGTGGGCTCCGCGCCCGCACCACCGCCAACCTACGACCGTCAATGCACACCCGTGCCACAACAGTCAACGGCCGACCCACTGGTGTCGGGCAAGCACCGCCCGGTTAGCGGAGAGCTCTCACCGGACACCTTCGCGGAGCGTCCCAAATGGTTTTGCCCTTCCCCGCGCCACCGCCACCACACTCGGGCCAAATCACGGCGAGTGGAACCAGACCCAACGTCCGCGGAAATGGCCGTTCTCAGCATCACACGCTCATTGCTTGCTCGTCGCTCGCAGCGGCGCGCGGCTGTTGATGCCACTCGCAAAGTAGCTCTTAAAGTCGAAGTTGAAGTTCCCAAGGCGGATGAAGCCGTTGGCGCAATCCCAGCGGAGGCAGTCAGCAGATACGTTTTTCACCGCCAGGATCTGCTTCTCGACATCCCCGGCTCTGAGCACGAACTCCGGGTCGCCGCGCAAGCACACGTTGACGCGCTGGGGGCCCTGCCACCTGCTTCCCTCGCGTTCGTACATGGGATGGCCGCGGAGGTGCGGTGGGATGTCCTCCGGCTTTGAGGCGTTCGTCGCGAGGAGGGCGTCTTTGAAGTACACGATCCGCAGAGGTTCCAGACCCGACGGGTAGGTGCGGATCTGCAGACGTCCGGGGGACTTCTCCCCGAGTTCCAACGCCACGGGCAACGCCGCGAGAAACTCAAACGTGCTGAGTGCCTGCAACGGCCCCGGCCGGACCGTTTCTGACCACGGGTTCGCAAGGTACACCGTGATATCCATGTCGAACCGAATGAGCTTGCGAAGGATCGGCTTCACCCATTGCCCGCTGGTGCTTACGAAGACGGCTGACGTGGGCGGATCCTGGAGTTCACGTGTCAGGGCGTCACGCAGGCTCTGCTTGAATGACCCGGCAACCTCTTCCGCGCGCGTCCGCAGGACGTCCTTGGGCCCTTGTTTAAGGATCTCTGCAAACCATGGACGCTGGGCAGAGGACAATCCCCGGCTGATCCTCAGATATGCCCGCGACTGCAGTTCGCGGCCTTCGATCGCGCGCAGAAGTGTCTTCATGGTTGCCCCGAGGAGTTCCTCTGCCTCCTTGGTGGGCTTCTCCTCAAGGATGGCCTTGAGCCGATCGAGTTCCTGTCCTTTGAAGCTTGGCACTCCCCCCTCCTTGGCAGCAGAGCAGCGTACCGACTCCCGATTCTCCTCGTCAAACGAGAAGAAGTGGGAGGTCGGCCGCTTTGCTTGAAAGTCCCGTGGCGTCCTGCGCGGACCCGTGGTGTTATTGGCGGATGAAGCGAGCATTTTTACGCTCGCAGAAAGGACCCGCCATGCAGTTCGGCGATGTGACGTGCACTCTGTTGGCCCCCGATGGCAAGGACCCCAGCTGGGGTCAGGTCTACACCTCTGAGGTGACGGTCTCCGGCCGGACCCATGACCACGTCGGCAGCGTTGTCATCAAGCGCTTGATCGAACAGCAGTTTGCACAGCCCAGGAGAGGGATCCACCTGCTCGAAGTGAAGGACCTCCCCGCCACTCAGGCCGGTCAGCGCATCGCGCTCCGACTCGCATCCACGATGCCTCTGGCCGAAGTGGAATCCCAGCTCTCGATCCTGTGCGCGGAGACCTCCAGGCTCACCTTCCTGGACAGCAGCACGGACTGGGAGGGCTTCAAGGTGGTCTCGGGCGAACTCGTTGCAACGGACCGGGACTCGACGGTTCCGCGGTGGGTGCTCTGGGCCCAGGGGTCAACGCTCAAGGAGCTCGACGCACAGTTGGAATCCGGCCGGAATCCAACCACGTTCCGCCACTGGGAAGTGCTCCGGGCCCGCAACCTCGCGGCCCTGAAGATCTCGCACCTCAAGTACCTCCTCGGGCTCGACTGACGCCCCCGCCGCACGTCCCCCGCCGCCGCGAAGCTCTCCCCCTCCCCGCCGCCGCCCCCTCCACGCACCCGCACGCGCCCGGCAGGTAGCACCACCAAGACCGTGCCACCCCCTTTCTGCTCTGAGAAAGGTGCTGGGGGGACCTGCGTCGCTGCGAAGGACCATCGCCTTCGCCGAGCCGAAGGTGATGGCACGCCGAGAGGGTGATGCCACCTG
The nucleotide sequence above comes from Phycisphaerales bacterium. Encoded proteins:
- a CDS encoding immunoglobulin domain-containing protein, which encodes MRMLSWCVACVLFVVANAAVAQQDATTRLWTLLEGVTEADRAEEAWIRPEVFQAARLDMAGMVAVLRTAPREFTREAEANPLTITLPMPDGSTQQFAVVESPVMEEGLAAQFPEIRTFSGKGLHDTYATVRLDCTPQGFHAMVRSPFGDVFIDPFSKGNTGLYAVYYKRDYTKQHEWTCGTPSSETPTVLEEAVFNPYAARNANPLRTYRLACAATGEYTAFHGGTVALGQAAVVTAINRVTGVYETELGIRLTLVANNSSIIYTNANSDPYTNNNGSTMLGQNQTTCTNVIGNANYDIGHVFSTAGGGIAGLGVVCSSTNKARGVTGQPSPNGDPFWIDYVAHEMGHQFGGNHTFNGSGGSCSGNRSASTAYEPGSGSTIMAYAGICGSDNLQANSNAYFSFISMQEITTFTTSGGGSSCDATTSTGNTAPTANAGADFTIPFGTPFTLTGTGADANNDAITYCWEQRDTRSTGFTLASGDPGAGAIMRSWSPVVVPSRTIPRVSNLIANTFAPGEILPDAARTLNFRLTTRDNRAGAGGFGSDDMVVTVASAGPFQVTSPNTNVSWTGGSQQTVTWAVNGTNAAPVSTASVRILLSTDGGNTFPTVVLASTPNDGSEVVTVPGVSTTQARIKVEAVNNIYFDISNANFSITGCSGPVIVGQPGNTSACPGAPASFSVGAAGTGLTYQWRKNGGNIGGATGSVYTIPAVSGNDAGAYDCVVSGACGSPATSQAATLSISTPVAITSQPASQTACFGGSVTFTVVAGGSPSPSYQWRKGQGNIAGATGPSLTIDPVQQSSAATYSCIVSNSCGSVTSDGATLTVQLPPSVVNQPSPQTVCVGQPLTVSVLGAGSPSPTYQWRKGGNNLSGQTSATLSIPSVSAGDQGSYDCVLTNACDSTTSQSVFVTVNSAPQFISGPVSQEGCVGASAVFSVSVSGSPVPTLQWRFNGSELTGETGTTLTVSPITPGSQGSYDCVATNGCTSVPSAAATLAVNTAPVVTGHPSDVTVDEGSQASFTVAASGSGVLSYQWRYNGGAISNTPPYSGVDTATLTIDPAAAGVAGSYDCIVSNGCGSAPSNAATLAVDENGCGTADFNGDGDIGTDADIEAFFSCLGGSCCAECFEGGADFNADGDTGTDADIESFFRVLGGGAC
- a CDS encoding SDR family oxidoreductase, with translation MPTYLITGASRGIGAELVRQLAARNDTVLAGVRRPGALPRHPNIRELQLDVADPASVAALPAALANQPIDVLINNAGVTSDVKSVADLTYEELERVFRINAVAPMIVTRALLPNLRAGRARKIINISSIMGSLTDAASKPDAKSYAYRASKSCLNMLTICLANELRKDGFACAALHPGWVQTDMGGQGAHLSPEESVRGLLRVIDSLTVAHTGAYLDHTGRRMDW
- the aspS gene encoding aspartate--tRNA ligase, which translates into the protein MLLRSHTCGQLRDEHAGQTVTLNGWVHAYRDHGNLVFIDLRDRFGITQVVFEKESMAPAVLELGSKLRNEDVVAIKGSVRKRAGTPNNKIPTGTIEVVASELELLNKTDNPPFLPDEGSGQKLANEELRLTYRYVDLRRPQMQKVLATRHKLYQVTRKYFDENGFLEIETPILYKSTPEGAREFLVPSRHVPGTFYALPQSPQLFKQILMVSGCDRYMQICRCFRDEDPRADRQAEFTQIDLEMSFVRREQVMQMMEGFIRRLWKEMANVDVPPMQRMTYREAMERFGIDRPDTRYGLEIRDISTIAAKMDLGFFKETLAKGQDAPKYSSRRGVVKAILVPGGAEKLSRKMTDGYTPFVAGFGAGGVAVVKMNAAGAFETGIAKFAEPVKAELVEALGIKPGDAVLFVADTYNVATKALGELRQKVARDMGLVPKPGAEGGPWNFLWVVDFPMFERDKQTGRWVAMHHPFTSPNDDQLEAFVKADVNDEDTIASIVSAGYDIVLNGQEIAGGSIRIHNQEVQSKVFQLLGLTPESAREKFSFLLEALRYGAPPHGGVAFGLDRLVMNFVGTDNIRDVIAFPKTQTGADLMTKAPSFVPPDQLREVHVASIATAPANKA
- a CDS encoding small multi-drug export protein, which encodes MTKAATDQPRTDAVDLLSEESRFGDSLKRDHPALWWTTLVGPFALTGAALVVLGLHRGYEWMLQLIGTAAVTFFGLGRFVILLGKDGGGIHPEDAAEQAERARFSFFTAMELFGLVTWMDVCAGVLLVCHAGFLFKIPKLGPALLKVRGEGEFFMRYQPWIRRFTFAGLTLFVMIPVAATGSVGAAIIGRLLGMTRKATLLAILAGTLIGNGLIYLLGRHLVRHIPFFDPSNPLNLLAGVGVILLIVLLLGWRYKKLKARYTASGDLRKAA